The following DNA comes from Limnobacter sp. SAORIC-580.
TACACCATGCGCGTGGTGTCAGAAATCACTGAATCCAATGGTTCAAGCTCTATGGCGTCTGTGTGCGGTGGTGCATTGTCTTTGATGGACGCAGGTGTTCCCTTGAAACAGCTGGTGGCCGGTATTGCCATGGGCCTGATCAAGGAAGACAACAAGTTTGCGGTACTCACAGACATTCTGGGTGATGAAGATCACCTGGGCGACATGGACTTCAAGGTTGCCGGTACTGAGAATGGTGTGACTGCGCTGCAGATGGACATCAAGATTCAGGGCATCACCAAAGAGATCATGCAGGTTGCGCTGGCGCAGGCCCGTGAAGGCCGTATGCACATTCTGGGTATCATGAAAGAGGCCACAGGTGGCAGCGTAGGCGAATTGTCTGCCTACGCCCCTCGCATGATCACCATGAAGATCAACCCTGAAAAGATCCGTGACGTGATTGGCAAAGGTGGTGCAACCATTCGTGGCATTACCGAGCAAACTGGTGCAAGCATCGACATCAAGGAAGACGGTTCTATTACCATCGCCTCGGTTGATGGTGATGCTGGTGAGCGTGCCAAAAAGCTGATTGAAGACATCACGGCTGAGGTTGAAGTTGGCGCTGTGTATGAAGGCACCGTGTTGAAGTTGCTCGATTTCGGTGCAATTGTCAGCGTGTTGCCAGGCAAGGATGGTTTGTTGCACATCTCCCAAATTGCCAACGAGCGCGTGAACACGGTTGGTGATTTCTTGAAAGAAGGCCAGGTTGTGAAGGTTAAGGTGTTGGAGGCCGATGAAAAAGGTCGCTTGCGCTTGTCCATGAAAGCCTTGCTGACTCCTGAAGCGCCTGCTGAGCAAGCATCTGAAGGCTCAAGCGAAGGTTGATGAGTACAGCGCTTTTACAACAACTGCCCGTTAGCATGAGGGCAGTGGGTGTGAAAGCCCCCGGTGGCGTAGATCAGCTTGATTTGATCGAGCTACCGGTGCCGTCACCCAAGCCAGGTGAGGTGCTTATTCAGGTTAAGGCCGCCGGGGTAAATCGCCCCGATGTTCTTCAACGCCTGGGTTTGTACCCGCCGCCCCCTGATGCCAATCCTAACCTTGGGTTGGAAGTGTCTGGCGTGGTTGTGGCCGTGGGTGCAGGTGTCTCTGAAAGCATGTTGGGTAGCCCCGTCATGGCTTTGTGCAATGGTGGGGGTTACGCGGAATATGCATGCGCGCCTGCAGGGCAATGCATGCACATACCGGAAGGTTTAAGTTTCACCGAGGCGGCCAGCCTGCCCGAGGTGTATATGACCGTTTGGCAAAACCTGTTCATGAAGGGTGGTGCCAAGGCGGGTCAAACTGTATTGATTCATGGGGGCAGCAGTGGCATTGGCACGGCTGCCGTCCAGCTTTGCAAGAAACACGGGTTGCGAACCCTTGTTACTGTTGGTAGCCAGGAGAAAGCCGATTTTTGCCTGGGTTTGGGGGCGGAGAAAGCCTACCTGTACAAAACCCAAGACTGGGAGCAGTTGGTATTGCAGGATACGCAACAGCAGGGTGTCGATTTGATTCTCGACATGGTTGCGGGCGAATACCTGAATAAAGATTTAGGCTGCGCAAAACCCCAAGGAATGGTGATAGTAATTGCCCTTTTGGGTGGGCGTTTTGCAAATATTGATGCGGCAAAGTTGATGACCAAGCAAGTGGTGTTGACTGGCACTACCTTGCGCCCGCGTTCTGCTGAGTTCAAGGCAGATTTGGCGCGACAGGTTGAAAGTGAATTGAGAGAAGGTTTTTCCTCTGGAGTGCTGAAATCGCTGGTTCAAGCCAATTTCGCACTTGATGACGTTGCCCAGGCGCACCTGTTGATGGAGTCGGGCAACTCCTTGGGAAAAATTGTGCTCTGCATTGAGAATCAAGGAAGGGAATCAGGACAAACATGAGCGAGACAAACAAACAAAATTCAAGAAAGAAGTTGGTGGCTGGTAACTGGAAGATGAATGGCAGCTTCGATTCGAACGAGGCGCTTGTTCTGGGCTTTCTGCCCGAAGTTGATGATCAGGTTGATGTATCCGTATTTTGTCCTTTTCCTTATCTGTCGCAGGTCGGCAAGCTGTTGGAAGATCAACGTGTGACTTTCGGTGCGCAAGACGTATCGGCAAAGCCAGGTGGTGCTTACACTGGTGATGTTTCAGTGGACATGCTCAAAGAGTTTGGCGTGAAGCAGGTGCTGGTGGGACACTCCGAGCGCCGCCAATACCACGCTGAAAGCAGTGTGGCAGTGGCCGAGAAGGCGGTTGCAGCCATTCAGGGCGGTATTACGCCAATTGTTTGTGTGGGTGAAACGCTTGCAGAACGAGAAGCGGGGAAGGTTGAGGCAGTGATTGCCTCTCAGCTGGACCCGGTTGTTGAGCGTTGTTCAAAGTTTGTTGAAAGCGGCACCTGGAACCTGGTGATTGCCTACGAACCCGTTTGGGCAATTGGCACTGGCGTCACCGCCAGTCCCGAACAGGCGCAAGAGGTGCATGCCATGATTCGAGCCCGATTAAATGCCATGTTGGGGCCGGAAGTGGCTCAGAACACCCGAATTTTGTACGGCGGAAGTGTAAAGCCGGGCAATGCAAGCGAGATTTTTGCAAAAGTTGACATTGATGGTGGCCTAATTGGTGGTGCCGCTTTGTCTTCTGATGATTTCTCTGGAATAATACGCGCCGCGAGAGGTTAAATAATTTATGAGCATTTTCAATACATTCTTGGTGGTCATGCAGATCATCTCTGCAATCGCCGTAATCGTTCTTGTTTTGCTGCAGCACGGCAAGGGCGCAGACATGGGCGCAGCCTTCGGCAGCGGCTCATCCGGCAGCCTGTTTGGTGCAACCGGATCGGCGAATTTCTTGAGCCGGGCCACAGGCTTTTGTGCTACAATCTTTCTGCTTTGCACACTGGGTTTGGCCTTTTATTCTAGGGCCGGCGTCGAAGCAGAATCCAGTGGTGTGATGGAGGCCATTCAGGCTTCTCCAGCAGAGGGAACGGCAACCCCTGCGGAGACCAAGCCGGCTGAGCCAAAAACGCCCGTGCAGGACATTCCAAAGTAATTCGTTGCGAAGCAATGTGTTGCAGCAACAATATGCCGACGTGGTGGAATTGGTAGACACGCTATCTTGAGGGGGTAGTGGCCACAGGCTGTACGAGTTCGAGTCTCGTCGTCGGCACCAAGGTTTAAATCAAAGCCGGTCTTGTACATAACGACCGGCTTTTTTTCGGGCTAATCGAAGGCCATTAGGGTTTACACGGGAGTCACAGTGAATTTAGAGTCTTATTTTCCAGTGTTGTTGTTCATCCTTGTGGGGATCGGTGTAGGCGGTGGTGCCATGCTGGTCGGTCGAGTTCTCGCCCCCCACCGCCCTGACGGGCAAAAACTTTCCCCATACGAGTGTGGTTTTGAAGCCTTCGAAGATGCACGCATGCAATTCGATGTGCGCTATTACCTCGTTGCCATTCTTTTTATTCTGTTCGATCTCGAAATCGCCTTTCTCTTCCCCTGGGCTGTGGCCTATCGGGAAATTGGTCCAGTCGGTTTCTGGGCCATGATGATTTTTCTGGGTGTTCTGGTGGTGGGCTTCATTTATGAATGGACCCGCGGTGCGCTGGACTGGGAATAAGTTGTCGAATAAGCGGGCTATTTACGGGCAATTGATCGCCCCACTTTCGTGAAGGTAGTAAGCAAATGGGTATTGACGGCGTTTTAAACGAAGGTTTTATCACCACCACGGCTGACAAGTTGATCAACTGGGGTCGCACAGGTTCGCTTTGGCCGATGACATTTGGTTTGGCGTGTTGTGCTGTTGAAATGATGCATGCGGGTGCCAGTCGCTACGACCTGGACCGTTTCGGCATTATTTTCCGCCCCAGTCCGCGCCAATCCGACCTCATGATTGTTGCAGGCACGCTGTGCAACAAAATGGCACCGGCTTTGCGCAAGGTATACGACCAAATGGCCGAGCCGCGCTGGGTCCTATCCATGGGCTCTTGTGCCAATGGTGGTGGTTACTATCACTATTCGTATTCGGTGGTTCGGGGTTGTGATCGCATCGTACCCGTTGATGTGTACGTGCCTGGCTGCCCACCCACAGCGGAAGCGCTCATGTACGGTCTGCTCCAGTTGCAGAACAAGATCAAAACAACTTCCACCATTGCGCGATAAGGGGTTCTATTCATGACACAGAACCAAACTTTGAGCCTGGAAAAGTTAAGCGCCGACCTTGCCGCCGCGCTCGGTGATCGTATTGTTGAATGCAAAGTGGCCTTCGGTGAAGTGAACCTGACGGTGAAGGCAGATTCCTATTTTGAATCGTGCACGATACTTCGCGACCATGAGAACCTGCAGTTTGAACAGCTGATCGACCTGTGTGGCCTTGACCGCAGTGAGTATGGCAATGAATTGAATGAATCCCAGCGTTTCTGGGTGGTGTGTCAGTTGTTGTCAGTGTCCAAAAACATGCGTGTGCGTCTGAAGGTGTGCTGTCCTGACGACGATCTGCCCACTGTTGCCTCGGTAATCGACGTTTGGTCTTCTGCCAACTGGTATGAGCGCGAGGCGTTCGATTTGTACGGCATTGTGTTCGAGGGGCACCCCGACTTGCGTCGCATTTTGACCGACTATGGTTTTGTGGGCCATCCGTTCCGCAAAGACTTCCCCTTGTCTGGTCATGTTGAAATGCGATACGACCCAGAGTTGGGCCGTGTCGTGTACCAACCCGTCACCATTGAGCCGCGTGAAATTACACCCCGCATCATTCGCGAACCTCAATATGGTGGAGCGAAATAATCATGGCTGAAATTAAAAACTACACCCTGAACTTTGGTCCCCAGCACCCCGCCGCACACGGTGTGTTGCGTTTGGTGCTTGAACTGGATGGTGAAGTGGTGCAACGTGCCGACCCACATATCGGTTTGCTGCACCGTGGCACTGAGAAACTGGCTGAGCACAAAACATTCATTCAATCGCTGCCGTACATGGACCGCCTTGATTACGTGTCCATGATGTGCAACGAGCATGCTTACTGCATGGCCATTGAAAAGCTCTTGAACATCGAAGTACCTGTTCGCGCGCAATATATTCGCGTGATGTTCGACGAAATCACCCGCATTCTGAACCACCTGCTGTGGCTGGGTGCTCACGGTCTTGATGTGGGTGCGATGGCGGTGTTTCTGTACGCCTTCCGTGAACGTGAGGATTTGATGGACTGCTACGAGGCAGTGTCAGGTGCACGTTTGCACGCCGCATATTTCCGCCCCGGTGGCGTGTATCGGGACCTTCCGGACCGCATGCCCCAGTACAAACCTTCCAAGGTTCGTTCAGCTAAAAAAGTGGATGCACTAAACAAGAATCGTCAAGGTTCGTTGCTTGATTTTCTGGATGACTTCACCCAGCGTTTCCCGAAGTACGTGGATGAGTACGAAACCCTGCTGACGGATAACCGAATCTGGAAGCAGCGTTTGGTCGGCGTGGGTGTAGTTACACCTGAACGCGCTTTGTCCATGGGCTTTACCGGTCCCATGTTGCGAGGCTCGGGCATTGCCTGGGACTTGCGCAAGAAGCAACCTTACGAAGTGTATGACCGTCTGGATTTCGACATACCTGTGGGCAAGAACGGCGATTGCTATGACCGCTATTTGGTGCGTGTTGAAGAAATGCGCCAGTCGAACAAAATTATCAAGCAGTGTATCGATTGGTTGCGTGTCAACCCTGGCCCCGTAATGAGCGACAACCACAAGGTGTCGCCACCCAAGCGCGTGGACATGAAGACCAACATGGAAGAACTGATCCACCACTTCAAGCTGTTCACCGAAGGTATGCACGTGCCCGAGGGTGAGTCCTATGCAGCGGTTGAGCACCCCAAGGGTGAGTTTGGTATTTACTTGGTCGCAGATGGCGCAAACAAGCCCTATCGCTTGAAAATTCGCGCGCCGGGCTTTGCACACCTGCAAGGATTGGACGAAATGTCTCGTGGTCACATGCTGGCTGACGTGGTTACCATCATCGGTACCCAAGACATCGTGTTCGGTGAAATTGATCGCTAAGGATTGAATTGAATCATGAAGTTGAGCGAAAACGCCTATCGTTTGATAGACAAAGAACTGACCAAATACCCGGCTGACCAAAAAATTTCGGCGGTCATGGCGGGCTTGCGCATTGCCCAGGTGGAACTTGGCTGGTTGCCCACTGATGCAATCGAGGCAGTTGCCGAATACCTGGAAATTCCACCGATTGCGGCGTATGAAGTGGCCACGTTCTACAACATGTACGACACCAAAAAAGTGGGCAAGTCGAAGATTGTTGTGTGTACGAACTTGCCATGTGCATTGTCCGGCGGTACCGATGCAGCCGAATACTTGAAGAAAAAACTGGGTATTGATTACAACGAAACCACCAAAGACGGCCTGTTCACCCTGAAAGAAGGTGAGTGCATGGGCGCTTGCGGCGATTCCCCAGTGATGTTGGTGAACAACCACCGCATGTGCAGTTTTATGAGCAACGAGAAAATCGATGCGCTGGTAGAGGAGTTGAAGTCATGACTTGTTTGCACGGACGACACATTAACCCGGTAATTTTGGCTGGTCTCGATGGCAGCAACTGGGACCTGAAAGGTTACGAAGCACGTGGTGGTTACAAGGCGCTGCGCAAAATCCTGACTGAAGGTATTTCTCAAGAAGACGTCATTGCAGAAGTGAAGAAGTCTGCGTTGCGCGGTCGTGGAGGCGCGGGTTTTCCAACCGGCCTGAAATGGAGCTTCATGCCCCGCCAGTTTCCGGGTCAAAAGTATTTGGCCTGTAACTCGGATGAAGGCGAGCCAGGCACATTTAAAGACCGCGACATTTTGCGTTACAACCCGCACTCAGTCATCGAAGGCATGGCGATCGCCGCATACGCCATGGGCATTTCCGTGGGTTACAACTACATTCACGGCGAGATCTGGGAAACCTACGAACGCTTTGAAGAAGCACTGGAACAGGCTCGCGCTGCTGGGTACCTGGGCGATAACATCATGGGTTCGAAGTTCAGCTTCCAGCTGCATGCACACCAGGGTTATGGCGCTTACATTTGCGGTGAAGAAACCGCGCTGATTGAGTCTATCGAAGGCAAAAAGGGCCAACCTCGTTTCAAGCCACCGTTTCCGGCTTCCTACGGCATTTACGGCAAGCCCACCACCATTAACAACACAGAAACATTCGCTGCGGTGCCGTTCATTATTCAGAATGGCGGCGACTGGTTTCTCGAGCTGGGTAAGCCTAACAACGGCGGCACGAAGATTTTCTCGATTTCCGGCGATGTTGAAAAGCCCGGCAACTATGAAATTCCCCTGGGAACACCCTTTGCAACCTTGCTTGAAATGGCTGGTGGCATGAAGGGTGGCCGCAAGATCAAGGCTGTGATTCCGGGTGGTTCGTCCATGCCCGTGTTGCCCGGTGACGTGATGATGGCCACCGACATGGACTACGACTCCATCGCAAAAGCGGGCTCTATGTTGGGTTCAGGTGCGGTTATCGTGATGGACGAAACACGCTGCATGGTGAAAAGCCTGTTGCGCCTTTCTTATTTTTATTACGAAGAAAGCTGTGGCCAATGTACGCCTTGCCGTGAAGGCACAGGTTGGTTGTACCGAATCATCAACCGCATTGAACACGGAGAAGGTCGCCCTGAAGACCTGGACATGTTGAACTCGATTGCCGACAACATTCAGGGGCGCACCATTTGTGCGCTGGGCGATGCTGCTGCCATGCCAGTTCGT
Coding sequences within:
- a CDS encoding NAD(P)H-quinone oxidoreductase; amino-acid sequence: MSTALLQQLPVSMRAVGVKAPGGVDQLDLIELPVPSPKPGEVLIQVKAAGVNRPDVLQRLGLYPPPPDANPNLGLEVSGVVVAVGAGVSESMLGSPVMALCNGGGYAEYACAPAGQCMHIPEGLSFTEAASLPEVYMTVWQNLFMKGGAKAGQTVLIHGGSSGIGTAAVQLCKKHGLRTLVTVGSQEKADFCLGLGAEKAYLYKTQDWEQLVLQDTQQQGVDLILDMVAGEYLNKDLGCAKPQGMVIVIALLGGRFANIDAAKLMTKQVVLTGTTLRPRSAEFKADLARQVESELREGFSSGVLKSLVQANFALDDVAQAHLLMESGNSLGKIVLCIENQGRESGQT
- the tpiA gene encoding triose-phosphate isomerase, which produces MSETNKQNSRKKLVAGNWKMNGSFDSNEALVLGFLPEVDDQVDVSVFCPFPYLSQVGKLLEDQRVTFGAQDVSAKPGGAYTGDVSVDMLKEFGVKQVLVGHSERRQYHAESSVAVAEKAVAAIQGGITPIVCVGETLAEREAGKVEAVIASQLDPVVERCSKFVESGTWNLVIAYEPVWAIGTGVTASPEQAQEVHAMIRARLNAMLGPEVAQNTRILYGGSVKPGNASEIFAKVDIDGGLIGGAALSSDDFSGIIRAARG
- the secG gene encoding preprotein translocase subunit SecG, whose amino-acid sequence is MSIFNTFLVVMQIISAIAVIVLVLLQHGKGADMGAAFGSGSSGSLFGATGSANFLSRATGFCATIFLLCTLGLAFYSRAGVEAESSGVMEAIQASPAEGTATPAETKPAEPKTPVQDIPK
- a CDS encoding NADH-quinone oxidoreductase subunit A, with protein sequence MNLESYFPVLLFILVGIGVGGGAMLVGRVLAPHRPDGQKLSPYECGFEAFEDARMQFDVRYYLVAILFILFDLEIAFLFPWAVAYREIGPVGFWAMMIFLGVLVVGFIYEWTRGALDWE
- a CDS encoding NuoB/complex I 20 kDa subunit family protein, whose product is MGIDGVLNEGFITTTADKLINWGRTGSLWPMTFGLACCAVEMMHAGASRYDLDRFGIIFRPSPRQSDLMIVAGTLCNKMAPALRKVYDQMAEPRWVLSMGSCANGGGYYHYSYSVVRGCDRIVPVDVYVPGCPPTAEALMYGLLQLQNKIKTTSTIAR
- a CDS encoding NADH-quinone oxidoreductase subunit C, with translation MTQNQTLSLEKLSADLAAALGDRIVECKVAFGEVNLTVKADSYFESCTILRDHENLQFEQLIDLCGLDRSEYGNELNESQRFWVVCQLLSVSKNMRVRLKVCCPDDDLPTVASVIDVWSSANWYEREAFDLYGIVFEGHPDLRRILTDYGFVGHPFRKDFPLSGHVEMRYDPELGRVVYQPVTIEPREITPRIIREPQYGGAK
- a CDS encoding NADH-quinone oxidoreductase subunit D yields the protein MAEIKNYTLNFGPQHPAAHGVLRLVLELDGEVVQRADPHIGLLHRGTEKLAEHKTFIQSLPYMDRLDYVSMMCNEHAYCMAIEKLLNIEVPVRAQYIRVMFDEITRILNHLLWLGAHGLDVGAMAVFLYAFREREDLMDCYEAVSGARLHAAYFRPGGVYRDLPDRMPQYKPSKVRSAKKVDALNKNRQGSLLDFLDDFTQRFPKYVDEYETLLTDNRIWKQRLVGVGVVTPERALSMGFTGPMLRGSGIAWDLRKKQPYEVYDRLDFDIPVGKNGDCYDRYLVRVEEMRQSNKIIKQCIDWLRVNPGPVMSDNHKVSPPKRVDMKTNMEELIHHFKLFTEGMHVPEGESYAAVEHPKGEFGIYLVADGANKPYRLKIRAPGFAHLQGLDEMSRGHMLADVVTIIGTQDIVFGEIDR
- the nuoE gene encoding NADH-quinone oxidoreductase subunit NuoE, which produces MKLSENAYRLIDKELTKYPADQKISAVMAGLRIAQVELGWLPTDAIEAVAEYLEIPPIAAYEVATFYNMYDTKKVGKSKIVVCTNLPCALSGGTDAAEYLKKKLGIDYNETTKDGLFTLKEGECMGACGDSPVMLVNNHRMCSFMSNEKIDALVEELKS
- the nuoF gene encoding NADH-quinone oxidoreductase subunit NuoF yields the protein MTCLHGRHINPVILAGLDGSNWDLKGYEARGGYKALRKILTEGISQEDVIAEVKKSALRGRGGAGFPTGLKWSFMPRQFPGQKYLACNSDEGEPGTFKDRDILRYNPHSVIEGMAIAAYAMGISVGYNYIHGEIWETYERFEEALEQARAAGYLGDNIMGSKFSFQLHAHQGYGAYICGEETALIESIEGKKGQPRFKPPFPASYGIYGKPTTINNTETFAAVPFIIQNGGDWFLELGKPNNGGTKIFSISGDVEKPGNYEIPLGTPFATLLEMAGGMKGGRKIKAVIPGGSSMPVLPGDVMMATDMDYDSIAKAGSMLGSGAVIVMDETRCMVKSLLRLSYFYYEESCGQCTPCREGTGWLYRIINRIEHGEGRPEDLDMLNSIADNIQGRTICALGDAAAMPVRAFLKHFHEEFEHHITHKSCIVPAYV